The following nucleotide sequence is from Deltaproteobacteria bacterium.
GAAAATATTTTCATTGTGATCATTCTTAAAATTTGAAATGTTCGACGTAAACTATATATTTAGATATAAATAGTCAACAACCTCTCCAAATCATTCGGTTGATATTATCGTGTATTGACGCGTATAAGATGCACAGCGTGCAGGTTAAACCGTCAGACGGGATCGGAACAAACATGATTGTCTCTTTTCATCCGTTATATGAAGGGGATAAAAATATACTCTGTGCCGGGCGGGATCCGGGCGAAAGGGAGCGAACCGCAATGCGCTCGGCGAGGGCCGTTATTCTGCCCCAAGGGTGCCGCAAATCGTTGTACCGCATGGCCCGGGCCACCTGCCCTCTCGTTTTTCCCAATTATGACAAACGGTTCGAATATCCGGATAAAATCGGTCAGGCCCTTCTTTTCAGAAAATACGAAGCCATACACCCAGAAACCGAAACCTTCGGGTCTGTGGCCGACTTCAGGGAAACCTATGCAAGCTACCGGGAATTCGAAAAAAAACGGTATCCCCTGGTATTTAAATTCGACTGGGGTGGAGAGGGGCACAATGTCTTTTTAATAAAAGATGCACGGGAACTGCAACAGATGATGTCCAGGGCGGCATCTTATGAAAAAACAGGCCAGTATGGATTTCTCCTGCAGGAATTCATACCATCACGAGGACGCTCCCTGCGAGTGGTGGTGATCGACACGCTAACGAAAACCTACTGGCGCAGGCATGGAAATCCCGACGCCTTTTACACCAATTTAAGCAAGGGGGCGGTCCTGGAAACCGACAGCGCCCCCCTGCTGCAAGAAGCGGGGAAAAAAGCGGTCATCGCTTTTTCACAGAGGACGGGCATCGATCTGGCCGGATTCGACCTGCTTTTTTCAGAAAAATCGCTTGCAAGGGGCTTGATTGAACCCCTGTTTCTGGAAATAAACTATTTCTTCGGGCGCAAAGGCCTGGGCGGCTCTGACGCTTACTACAAACTCCTGCAACGAGAAATTGACCGCTGGATAGATGTTCATGTCCGCCGATAAATCTCAGGCGCTCAACTTGGGTCGGGGTTTGAAATCCGGACCGGGTGCTGATATGCTGCATGTGCAACAAAAAAACCGTCAATCGCTCGTTGCATTACTATGAAACCATTCGCTTACGACCTGGACGCAAAGGATATCAGCCGGGAACGCCGCAAGGCGCGAGAACTGCGGGCTTCCCAGTGGTGGAAACGCCGCTGCGACAAGGGCGTCTGCCACTATTGCGGCAGGGCCACACCGCCCAAGGAGCTCACCATGGACCACATCGTGCCCATTGCACGGGGGGGCAGAAGCACCAAGGGAAATATCGTTCCCTGCTGCAAGGACTGCAACAATAAAAAAAAACAGATGCTGCCCATGGAGTGGGAAGGGTACCTGTCAACGCTTGGACACAAAGCGTTTTAAATTCATGGCAACCGGTATTATGGGTGAAAAACAGCTGAAATTCCTGGAATTCGTGCCGCTTATCCTTTATATAACCTTCGTTCGGGCGGTGGGAGGCGACGCAGCGGCCCTCCCATGGAAGATCTCCTTTGTCACGGGCGGCATTGCGTCCGTGGTCGTTTTTACCGTCCTCATGCGCAACAAAGGGTTCATCCTCAATCGCATCGTACTGGGCGTCAACCTGTTTCTCATCAGCGGAGGCATTGCCGTCGCTCTGCGGCTGGATCCGCTGCTGAAGCTTTACTGGCGCTTCAACCCCGCGCCCATGTTCATCTGGATTTTCGGCGTCGGGCTGGCCGCCACGTTTTTGAGCCCGAGCGGCTTCACCGGAGAGTCCCTCAGCGACCGCGGCACCGTTCGACGGCATTCCGCCCTATTGACGGCGGCAACCGCCATTGCTTTGGGAATTTCGTTGGCGTTTCGGGGAAAAGCGATTTATGCCGACATCCTGCCTTTCATCGGCCTCTTTATCGTCAACGACAGGCTGCGGGCGAAACCCAGCCGCTCTCCGGACCAGGGGTAGCCGGTTTTATGCGAGCGCAACCAATGGATACATCGTCGGGTTCACGGCGTCGGTGGACACCGTACCTTCTTCTGACCGTTGCCCCCCTGTGCTGGGCCGGCAACGTGGTCGTGGCCCGCAACATTGTGGACACGGTTTCTCCGTTGAGCCTGGCCTTCTGGCGCTGGACCCTCGCCTTTGCCATCCTGCTTCCCTTTGCCTGGAAACAAGTCGTCAGGGATTGGTCTGTCTTTCTAACCCATTGGAAGATATTTTGCTTTTTCGGATTAACCGGCATCAGCATGTGGAATACACTGCTCTATGTGGCGGTACAGACAACCACCGCCATCAATGCGGCCCTCATGCTTACCGTCATGCCGGCCATGATCGTTCTGATCTCCCTGGCGGCTTTCAAGGAAAAAATAACGCCCCTGCAAATGACCGGCCTCTGCTTCAGCATGATCGGGGCCGTAACGGTCGTTTTGCACGGCCGTCTTGAAAACCTCGTGAACTTCGTTTTTGTCGAAGGGGATCTTTTCATGCTGCTGGCGGTCCTGGTCTACGCCCTCTATTCCGCATTCTTAAAAAGCAGACCGCCGGTCCATCCCGTGAGCTTTCTTTTATTCGTTATCGGAATCGGTTTTCTAGGACTATTGCCGCTCTATGTGTGGGAATGCGTTGAAGCCACCGCCTTTTCCTTCGATAAAGCGTTTCTTTTTAGCATCGCCTACTTTGCCGTATTCCCTTCGCTGGTAGCCTATTTCTGCTGGAACAGGGGCGTGGAGCTCATCGGTGCCAACCGGGCCGGGTTGTTTATCAACCTGATGCCCGTGTTCACCTCCATCATGGCTCTCATCTGGCTGGATGAAGCGCTGCACCCCTACCACCTGATCGGTTTGTTTCTGATTTTTACCGGAATGGCGCTTTTCAACCGGCATCGTTGAGGATTTCATGCGAACGGAAAAAGGGATGCACGACCTCGTGGAGGCAATATTCGCTGATAAGCTTAGTTTTCCACCGACCTTACCGTTCCCAGGTATATGGCCATCAAGACGATGCCCACCCCGCACCAGTTTATCCACCCCATGGGGCGGCTAAAAATCAATACATCCCAGACAAAAGCGAGGGCCGGCTGAAGCAGAAGAACCAGCCCGGAAAGGGATGCCCGTATTTTTGGCAGGGTATTGGCAATAAAAATCCAACCCAGGAATTGACTGAAAAGCCCCAGTGCGATCAATGAAGCCAGGCTCATTAAACCGGGTATTCTGAAGCTCTCCGACGATACATACACCTGACTGCCTAAAAACACGGTCGATATGAGCGAAACCAGCGTTAAAACATAAAAAAAAGAAATGCCGCTCTGTTCGGCCTGGAGCCTGCGCAGAGACAGGAGAAAGCCGGAATAGCAAACCGCAGCCGCCAGTCCCGCCAAGATCCCAAGCCTGTACGTTTGATTCAAATTGTCCCAATCAACCCCTACGACCATCAGAAGTCCCGCAAAGGCTAAGGGAACGGACAGGATGAATTGAATAGGTATTGTTTCTTTTAAAAATACGATGCCGATCGCCGTTAAAATAAAAACCTGAAAATTTGGAAGAATCGTTCCAAGCCCCGGACCGATGCGGTTGATGCTGTAATGATAAAGCCACAGGTCCAGGGAAAAAAAGAAACTGCACAGCACCATCAGCAACAGTTGCCTTCGCCCGGGCCGGCACCATTCGCGGCGATATATTGAGGCCGCCACAAGAAAGATTCCTCCGAAAAAAACCCGATAAAAAGCCGACGTCGTCGAAGGCACGTGACTCCATTTGACCCACACTCCGGAGAAGCTGATGATGGCGGCCCCCATGACCAGCACAGCCAGCATGGGTATCTTGTTTTCAACCGATTTTTCTTTCATGGTCTACACGAAACAACGCTCGCTTTCCTCTACGTTGACACGAAAAAATAAAAACCCGTTGTGGCGATTGTCGTAATTACCGGACTCCCATAAGCCAAAGTCCTTTTGCTTGTCAATCAACACTTAATCTTGATATTGAAAATGAACAAATGCTGCTAACAAAACCTTTGGAACCATTTTTTGAAAAGGGTATGCCATGACCACCGTCAAAGCCAACAATATCGACATCGAGTATGAAACATTCGGGAAAGCAGACCATCCAGCCGTCCTCTTGATCAACGGGCTGAGCGGTCAGCTAGTGGAATGGGAGGAATGGTTTTGCCGGAGCATCGCCGACAGGGGATACTTCGTCATCCGGTTTGACAACCGGGATGCCGGGCTCTCCACAAAATTTGATACTGCCGGTGTACCCAACCTGGTTGAAGCGGCTCAAAAACGTTTCATCGGGCAACCGGTAGCCCCTCCCTACACCCTCGAGGAGATGGCCGAAGATGCGGCCGGATTGCTGGACGCCCTCGGCATTGAAAAGGCCCACGTGTGCGGCATGTCCATGGGGGGGATGATTGCCCAAACCTTCGCCATAAAGTATACCACGCGCCTGCTCAGCCTGACCTCCATCTACAGCGCCACCGGTGACCCGGCACTGCCG
It contains:
- a CDS encoding glutathione synthase; amino-acid sequence: MRSARAVILPQGCRKSLYRMARATCPLVFPNYDKRFEYPDKIGQALLFRKYEAIHPETETFGSVADFRETYASYREFEKKRYPLVFKFDWGGEGHNVFLIKDARELQQMMSRAASYEKTGQYGFLLQEFIPSRGRSLRVVVIDTLTKTYWRRHGNPDAFYTNLSKGAVLETDSAPLLQEAGKKAVIAFSQRTGIDLAGFDLLFSEKSLARGLIEPLFLEINYFFGRKGLGGSDAYYKLLQREIDRWIDVHVRR
- a CDS encoding HNH endonuclease: MKPFAYDLDAKDISRERRKARELRASQWWKRRCDKGVCHYCGRATPPKELTMDHIVPIARGGRSTKGNIVPCCKDCNNKKKQMLPMEWEGYLSTLGHKAF
- a CDS encoding heparan-alpha-glucosaminide N-acetyltransferase domain-containing protein — translated: MGEKQLKFLEFVPLILYITFVRAVGGDAAALPWKISFVTGGIASVVVFTVLMRNKGFILNRIVLGVNLFLISGGIAVALRLDPLLKLYWRFNPAPMFIWIFGVGLAATFLSPSGFTGESLSDRGTVRRHSALLTAATAIALGISLAFRGKAIYADILPFIGLFIVNDRLRAKPSRSPDQG
- a CDS encoding DMT family transporter, producing the protein MDTSSGSRRRWTPYLLLTVAPLCWAGNVVVARNIVDTVSPLSLAFWRWTLAFAILLPFAWKQVVRDWSVFLTHWKIFCFFGLTGISMWNTLLYVAVQTTTAINAALMLTVMPAMIVLISLAAFKEKITPLQMTGLCFSMIGAVTVVLHGRLENLVNFVFVEGDLFMLLAVLVYALYSAFLKSRPPVHPVSFLLFVIGIGFLGLLPLYVWECVEATAFSFDKAFLFSIAYFAVFPSLVAYFCWNRGVELIGANRAGLFINLMPVFTSIMALIWLDEALHPYHLIGLFLIFTGMALFNRHR
- a CDS encoding DMT family transporter, translated to MKEKSVENKIPMLAVLVMGAAIISFSGVWVKWSHVPSTTSAFYRVFFGGIFLVAASIYRREWCRPGRRQLLLMVLCSFFFSLDLWLYHYSINRIGPGLGTILPNFQVFILTAIGIVFLKETIPIQFILSVPLAFAGLLMVVGVDWDNLNQTYRLGILAGLAAAVCYSGFLLSLRRLQAEQSGISFFYVLTLVSLISTVFLGSQVYVSSESFRIPGLMSLASLIALGLFSQFLGWIFIANTLPKIRASLSGLVLLLQPALAFVWDVLIFSRPMGWINWCGVGIVLMAIYLGTVRSVEN
- a CDS encoding alpha/beta fold hydrolase; the protein is MTTVKANNIDIEYETFGKADHPAVLLINGLSGQLVEWEEWFCRSIADRGYFVIRFDNRDAGLSTKFDTAGVPNLVEAAQKRFIGQPVAPPYTLEEMAEDAAGLLDALGIEKAHVCGMSMGGMIAQTFAIKYTTRLLSLTSIYSATGDPALPPPEPRAMEVLIKPNPTRRDANIEHVINTYRALAGSGLPFDQAFHSKMAARAYDRSFCPQGTARQLMAVWSQKDRTRELAAVDVPTLVIHGDEDPLVPLQGGKDTAAAIPGARLFVIKGMGHELPAPNAHWEEILRAFLRHIK